The Lactobacillus sp. ESL0680 genome has a segment encoding these proteins:
- a CDS encoding Type 1 glutamine amidotransferase-like domain-containing protein, whose amino-acid sequence MAQLFLASMLNNVCDLLPKFAGDLHGKRVAYIPTASNVERGHQTMLRSETKLLAERLGMQVNVLDVAVASTRAIKTGLQAADVIYLSGGNTFYLLQELRRTGADQLLISEVNVGKLYIGESAGAAITAPDIGYLSLMDSTRKAPDLLNYQALKLVDFYVLPHYLSFPFKRKSQQIFAEYSTKLPLKTISNHGVVIVNNDTVTITEK is encoded by the coding sequence ATGGCGCAACTCTTCTTAGCATCAATGTTAAACAATGTCTGTGACTTATTACCTAAATTTGCTGGCGATCTACACGGTAAGAGAGTCGCATATATTCCAACAGCCAGTAATGTTGAAAGAGGGCATCAGACAATGCTGCGTTCCGAAACCAAATTATTAGCAGAACGTTTAGGGATGCAGGTTAATGTTTTAGATGTGGCAGTTGCTTCCACTAGGGCTATTAAAACCGGTTTACAAGCTGCGGATGTGATTTATCTTTCTGGTGGGAATACCTTTTACTTGCTGCAAGAATTAAGAAGAACAGGTGCAGATCAGCTGCTGATTAGTGAAGTTAACGTGGGCAAATTATATATTGGTGAATCAGCCGGCGCAGCTATTACAGCCCCAGATATTGGCTATCTTAGTTTAATGGACAGTACCAGGAAGGCGCCGGATTTACTGAATTATCAGGCACTAAAGTTAGTTGACTTTTATGTTTTACCGCATTACCTGAGTTTTCCGTTTAAGCGCAAGTCGCAACAAATTTTTGCCGAGTATTCTACCAAGCTGCCATTGAAGACAATTAGTAATCATGGGGTAGTGATAGTTAATAACGATACAGTTACAATTACTGAAAAATAA
- a CDS encoding ABC transporter ATP-binding protein, with translation MIAKYYSKPKLILMCLLGLVASAENIVMAYMTGTLVNIGTKGEPQKLPHFLVTIIILFVIVFLAKLGYNYLKNDAIRQTNSTLRTKVFNGMLHEERAENSAGLGFLTSDFKLLETNRFGAEINIAMSACMLILSLGYAFYINWLLTILFFIGSVIPMVVVSFFQKPLQKASDHWTSANEEYVNQTKNFLAGADSLRLYRQQQNGVAKNKQVVNKLEKSLAQMNLLNDNSQALVNFVAEIGTFLLPILVGIYLIIRGQTTLGALFAVVQLSNSFVNPILTIMQERNHFSTTKNIVAKIKQYLALSEEHEPEVTDFNQEVAFSKINLVREQKLAQGINLAIKKGQKIAVIGPSGSGKSTLFQFMLTGKFGQADKITVDGHEYQVAQLTDLFAYASQAPVIFADNLWFNLTLGAEIPLEKVIEVCSMLELDEIVQEKGFDYQLGDNADQLSGGQLARIELARAILAERPILLLDEINASLDRATSNKIHQYLLDSDLTFVEVIHHYEKDELKQYDQVIDFSDYQ, from the coding sequence ATGATTGCAAAATACTATTCAAAACCTAAGCTAATCTTAATGTGCCTTTTGGGACTTGTTGCAAGCGCAGAAAATATCGTGATGGCGTATATGACAGGAACATTGGTTAATATTGGTACAAAGGGTGAGCCGCAAAAGCTGCCGCATTTTTTGGTAACGATTATTATTCTTTTTGTAATCGTCTTTCTGGCGAAGCTGGGCTATAACTATTTGAAAAATGACGCAATTAGACAAACTAACAGTACATTGAGAACTAAGGTCTTTAATGGGATGCTGCATGAAGAACGAGCAGAAAATTCGGCAGGACTTGGCTTTTTAACAAGTGACTTCAAGCTGCTTGAGACCAACCGCTTTGGTGCTGAAATTAATATTGCAATGAGTGCCTGCATGTTGATATTGTCTTTGGGTTACGCCTTTTATATTAATTGGCTGTTGACTATTTTATTCTTTATTGGTTCGGTTATTCCGATGGTTGTAGTTAGTTTCTTCCAAAAGCCACTGCAAAAGGCGTCGGACCACTGGACAAGTGCTAATGAAGAATACGTTAATCAAACCAAGAACTTTTTAGCTGGTGCTGATTCTTTGCGCTTGTACCGGCAGCAACAAAATGGTGTAGCTAAAAATAAGCAAGTGGTTAATAAACTGGAAAAATCACTGGCTCAGATGAACTTGTTAAATGATAATTCACAGGCGTTAGTTAATTTCGTTGCTGAAATTGGGACATTCTTACTACCAATTTTGGTGGGAATTTATTTAATAATTAGGGGTCAGACGACTTTGGGAGCATTATTTGCCGTTGTCCAACTATCAAACTCATTTGTGAATCCGATTTTGACGATTATGCAGGAACGCAATCACTTTTCAACGACGAAGAATATTGTAGCTAAGATTAAACAATATTTAGCTCTTAGTGAAGAGCATGAACCTGAAGTCACTGATTTTAATCAAGAAGTTGCTTTTTCGAAAATCAATTTAGTCAGAGAGCAAAAATTGGCTCAAGGAATTAATTTGGCAATTAAAAAGGGACAAAAGATAGCAGTTATTGGGCCATCAGGCAGCGGCAAGTCAACTCTGTTTCAATTTATGTTGACTGGCAAGTTCGGTCAGGCTGACAAGATTACGGTTGATGGTCATGAATATCAAGTTGCGCAGCTGACAGATTTGTTTGCCTATGCCAGCCAAGCTCCAGTGATTTTTGCTGACAATTTATGGTTTAACCTGACTTTGGGCGCTGAGATTCCTTTAGAAAAGGTAATTGAAGTTTGTTCAATGCTAGAATTAGACGAAATTGTTCAAGAAAAAGGTTTTGACTATCAATTAGGTGACAACGCCGATCAATTGTCGGGCGGGCAGCTCGCAAGAATTGAATTAGCGCGGGCGATTTTAGCTGAGCGACCAATTTTATTGTTAGATGAAATTAACGCTTCACTTGATCGGGCAACTTCCAATAAAATCCACCAGTATTTACTTGATTCGGACTTGACTTTTGTTGAGGTTATCCATCATTATGAAAAAGACGAATTAAAACAATATGACCAGGTAATCGATTTTAGTGATTATCAATAA
- the galT gene encoding UDP-glucose--hexose-1-phosphate uridylyltransferase, with amino-acid sequence MTQTNLVEQFVTQVIAASDNAELDRIYLTNQVLALVGDEARSAVTTSTVLIDLKDELVAAALKNGHCGSTFNEQDILGAQLMNLLVPRPSIVNRQFWQTYQEKPEQAIADFYQLSKTSDYIKTRAIAKNIYFVTPSDYGDLEITINLSKPEKDPRAIAAAKKVKATGYPLCQLCMENEGYLGRDNYPARSNHRIIRFKIGDEEWGFQYSPYAYFNEHCIFLSSKHEGMKISEKTFTRLLNIIEQFPGYFAGSNADLPIVGGSILTHEHYQGGRHNFAMMKAKITTKLNFKGFADVEAGIVKWPMSVIRLRSQNKKQLVALANKILQAWRQYSDEQVGVRAFTGETPHHTITPIACTHGDQLELNLVLRDNQTSSEYPDGVFHPHQDVQHIKKENIGLIEVMGLAILPPRLKSELQEVRKFLLGDKNNIAAIHLPWAKQIAAQNEITAANVDAILQSELGKVFVRVLADAGVFKQTQVGQAAFMRFIKSVLN; translated from the coding sequence ATGACACAAACAAATTTGGTTGAGCAATTTGTTACGCAAGTAATTGCTGCAAGTGATAATGCAGAATTGGATCGGATCTATTTAACTAATCAAGTATTGGCATTAGTAGGAGATGAAGCACGTTCTGCGGTCACAACAAGCACAGTTTTAATTGATTTAAAAGATGAATTGGTTGCAGCTGCTCTTAAAAATGGTCATTGTGGTTCTACTTTCAATGAACAAGATATTTTGGGTGCGCAATTGATGAATTTATTAGTGCCGCGTCCTAGTATTGTTAATCGGCAGTTTTGGCAGACGTATCAAGAAAAGCCAGAACAGGCAATTGCTGATTTTTATCAATTAAGTAAGACTAGTGACTATATTAAAACGCGGGCAATTGCCAAGAATATTTATTTTGTTACGCCTAGTGACTATGGTGATTTAGAAATTACGATTAATTTGTCTAAACCGGAAAAAGATCCGCGGGCAATTGCGGCGGCGAAGAAGGTAAAAGCAACTGGTTATCCTTTGTGCCAATTGTGTATGGAGAATGAGGGCTATCTAGGGCGTGATAATTATCCAGCCCGCAGCAACCACCGAATTATCCGCTTTAAGATCGGTGATGAGGAGTGGGGCTTTCAGTATTCACCCTATGCGTATTTTAATGAGCATTGTATCTTTCTTTCTTCTAAGCATGAAGGAATGAAAATTTCGGAAAAAACATTTACTCGGCTGCTGAATATTATTGAACAATTTCCGGGATATTTTGCTGGTAGTAATGCTGATCTGCCAATTGTTGGTGGGTCGATACTTACACATGAGCATTACCAAGGCGGACGTCATAATTTTGCGATGATGAAGGCAAAAATAACAACCAAGCTTAACTTTAAGGGTTTTGCTGATGTAGAGGCTGGGATTGTAAAGTGGCCAATGTCAGTAATTCGCTTACGCAGCCAAAACAAAAAGCAATTGGTTGCCTTAGCCAATAAAATTTTGCAGGCATGGCGACAGTATAGTGATGAGCAGGTTGGCGTGCGGGCCTTTACAGGAGAAACACCACATCATACAATTACGCCAATTGCCTGCACGCATGGTGACCAGTTGGAGCTCAACTTAGTATTACGTGATAACCAAACCTCAAGTGAATATCCTGACGGTGTTTTTCACCCTCATCAAGATGTTCAGCACATTAAGAAGGAAAATATTGGCCTTATTGAAGTGATGGGGTTAGCGATTTTGCCGCCGCGGCTTAAGTCAGAACTGCAAGAGGTGCGTAAATTTTTGCTAGGTGATAAGAATAATATCGCTGCAATCCATTTGCCCTGGGCGAAGCAGATTGCGGCGCAAAATGAGATTACAGCAGCTAATGTTGATGCCATTTTACAGTCAGAGCTGGGCAAAGTCTTTGTTAGGGTGCTTGCTGATGCTGGTGTCTTTAAGCAAACTCAAGTTGGACAAGCAGCCTTTATGCGCTTTATTAAAAGTGTCCTAAACTAA
- a CDS encoding galactokinase — protein sequence MDKEELKAKFTEIYHEDPSGYYFSPGRINLIGEHTDYNGGHVFPCAITLGIYGAVSSRNDQKFRFYSSSFGELGIIEVGLADLHFVKSDSWTNYAKGMLNFLLSKGAQISHGLNIYVDGNIPDGAGLSSSAALEMLIGVILNDQFNLNVSALDLVKMGVATENDFIGVNSGIMDQFAVAMSKKDQAILLDTNTLAYKMVPLNLQDNVIVIMNTNKRRELADSKYNERRSECEQALGDLQKELQINSLGELDSETLDQYSSLLSSEILLKRARHAIWENERTLRAEQALQKGDLAQFGRLINASHVSLQDDYEVTGKELDTLVHAAWQQPGVLGARMTGAGFGGCAIALVNKKDVAAFEQNVGTVYERVVGYEPSFYLAETSDGAKVLE from the coding sequence ATGGACAAAGAAGAATTAAAAGCGAAGTTTACTGAAATATATCATGAAGACCCTAGCGGCTATTATTTTTCGCCGGGGAGAATTAATTTAATTGGCGAGCACACCGACTATAATGGCGGCCACGTGTTTCCCTGTGCAATTACTTTGGGAATTTATGGTGCTGTCAGTAGCCGTAATGACCAAAAGTTCCGTTTTTACTCCAGTAGTTTTGGGGAATTAGGGATAATTGAAGTTGGACTTGCTGACTTACACTTTGTTAAATCAGATTCATGGACTAATTATGCTAAAGGGATGCTGAACTTTTTACTCTCTAAAGGTGCTCAAATTTCTCATGGCTTAAATATTTATGTTGATGGCAATATTCCTGACGGTGCGGGACTATCTTCATCAGCTGCTCTGGAAATGTTAATTGGTGTGATACTGAACGATCAGTTTAACCTTAATGTTAGTGCGCTTGATCTTGTTAAGATGGGGGTAGCTACTGAAAATGACTTTATTGGCGTAAATTCCGGAATTATGGACCAATTTGCAGTTGCAATGAGTAAGAAAGATCAGGCAATTTTGCTTGATACTAATACTCTGGCATACAAGATGGTGCCGCTTAATCTGCAAGATAATGTAATTGTCATTATGAATACTAATAAGCGTCGTGAACTAGCCGATTCCAAATATAATGAGCGCCGAAGTGAATGTGAGCAGGCACTAGGCGATTTACAAAAAGAATTGCAGATTAACTCTTTGGGTGAATTAGATAGTGAAACTTTGGACCAGTATAGTTCACTCTTATCTTCAGAAATCCTTCTTAAGAGGGCGCGTCACGCTATCTGGGAAAATGAGCGGACATTGCGTGCTGAACAGGCCTTGCAAAAAGGTGATCTGGCACAGTTTGGCCGGTTAATTAATGCCTCACATGTGTCTTTGCAGGATGATTATGAAGTTACGGGCAAGGAACTAGATACCCTAGTTCACGCCGCGTGGCAGCAGCCAGGGGTATTAGGTGCAAGAATGACGGGAGCCGGTTTTGGCGGCTGTGCAATCGCGCTTGTTAACAAGAAAGATGTAGCAGCTTTTGAGCAAAATGTTGGTACGGTGTATGAGCGAGTAGTCGGTTATGAACCATCATTTTATCTTGCGGAAACATCCGATGGCGCTAAGGTTTTGGAATAA
- a CDS encoding DUF4097 family beta strand repeat-containing protein, translating to MKKNKKVIITLVVCLIVVLLGAGIYVRHQASTSSAANNQPTKTRIIYPQKFTKIKVDVDLADVSVRQGAKYQVKIIDNQKNRINAKVKDDELLVSQRERSHNHFFGIGSISINGKHLTTKCRVEITVPHKNSLTKINAETETSDFKLDNLQLQKLAIDSDTGDIDLKNVKSVSNNLSTDTGDIEITASQVANVTSDVDTGDVHISSSQLLGNNSFSLDTGDFTLDEASKKITYHLSVDTGNIDYFGDDVDDHLNKKVAHSKAILKVDSSTGDITIE from the coding sequence ATGAAGAAAAATAAAAAAGTGATAATTACGTTAGTAGTCTGCTTAATCGTGGTCTTGCTAGGTGCCGGTATTTATGTTAGGCATCAAGCAAGTACTTCAAGTGCCGCAAATAATCAGCCGACAAAAACCAGAATAATTTATCCCCAGAAATTTACTAAAATTAAAGTAGATGTTGATCTAGCTGATGTTAGTGTTCGTCAAGGTGCTAAATATCAAGTGAAGATTATTGATAATCAGAAAAACCGGATTAATGCGAAGGTCAAGGATGATGAATTATTGGTTAGCCAGCGTGAACGGTCGCACAACCATTTCTTTGGCATTGGCAGTATCTCAATTAATGGCAAACATCTAACTACTAAATGTCGGGTAGAAATTACGGTTCCACACAAGAATTCATTAACTAAGATTAATGCCGAGACAGAAACAAGTGATTTTAAGTTAGATAATTTACAATTGCAAAAATTAGCGATTGATTCTGATACCGGCGATATTGACCTTAAAAATGTCAAGTCAGTAAGTAATAACTTGTCGACTGACACTGGCGATATTGAGATTACTGCTAGTCAGGTTGCCAATGTTACTAGCGATGTCGATACTGGCGACGTGCATATTTCTAGCTCGCAGTTATTAGGGAATAATTCATTTTCATTAGATACAGGTGATTTTACTTTGGATGAAGCTAGTAAAAAGATAACGTATCATCTGTCAGTTGATACTGGTAATATTGACTACTTTGGCGATGATGTAGACGATCATCTTAATAAGAAAGTTGCTCACAGCAAGGCAATACTCAAAGTTGATTCCTCAACTGGTGATATCACGATTGAATAA
- a CDS encoding AAA family ATPase, whose protein sequence is MRKIFLLRGAPGSGKSSFIARHHLQPYAISRDQIRLLLANLTYFYEEDTDCLHQVIPRYANKQTERLVDYLVEEKMKRGETVIVDSTHIVSDSIEHYKPWVERYRYELFVVDLMYHKSLRNLLNRNEVRRQYDWVRPDVVREMYLTYKDNWQVPEWAHVINPNQMGKALSQKESNLDHFAHVIAIPDKVAEADFPHVHISNFYFSFNDRFTEKYGTYRNVITIGKTKDEIIKKFRLPYFVFKFHHKHFLISAYPVRNELLDPIKKVKGVWTYSTGLVNLADFIQEVPQSRPQHVHQFNLNKLQADRLLHIW, encoded by the coding sequence ATGCGTAAAATATTTTTATTACGAGGCGCACCCGGCTCCGGTAAATCTTCATTCATTGCTCGCCATCACTTACAACCATATGCGATTAGTCGCGATCAAATTAGATTATTATTGGCGAATTTGACCTATTTTTATGAAGAAGATACCGATTGCTTACATCAAGTAATTCCGCGATATGCAAATAAGCAGACAGAGCGGTTAGTTGATTACCTCGTAGAAGAAAAGATGAAGCGCGGCGAAACGGTAATTGTTGATAGTACCCATATTGTTTCTGATAGCATAGAACATTATAAGCCATGGGTTGAGCGTTACCGGTATGAATTATTCGTCGTGGATTTAATGTACCACAAAAGCTTACGTAACTTGCTTAACCGCAATGAAGTACGTCGGCAGTATGATTGGGTCAGACCTGATGTGGTCCGGGAAATGTATTTGACCTATAAGGATAATTGGCAGGTGCCAGAATGGGCGCACGTAATCAATCCTAACCAGATGGGCAAAGCCTTGTCACAAAAAGAGAGTAATTTAGACCATTTTGCACACGTAATTGCAATTCCAGATAAAGTAGCGGAGGCAGATTTTCCGCACGTGCATATTTCTAATTTTTACTTTTCTTTTAATGACCGTTTTACAGAAAAGTACGGCACTTATCGCAATGTGATTACAATTGGTAAGACAAAAGATGAAATCATTAAGAAATTTCGGCTGCCGTATTTTGTGTTCAAATTTCATCACAAGCACTTTTTGATTTCAGCGTATCCAGTCAGAAATGAATTATTGGATCCAATCAAAAAAGTTAAGGGTGTCTGGACGTATTCAACAGGATTGGTTAATTTAGCTGACTTTATTCAAGAAGTCCCGCAAAGTAGGCCACAGCACGTCCACCAATTTAATTTAAATAAATTACAAGCTGATCGCTTGTTGCATATTTGGTAA
- a CDS encoding 2,3-diphosphoglycerate-dependent phosphoglycerate mutase, with protein sequence MVKLVLVRHGESTANSANVYTGWNDVPLTSKGRAQARYAGELIRQIPDFAPTHIHTSILSRAIVTADIVADVCHFLYLPITKTWRLNERHYGKLRGTNKDLSRQIYGRQQILNWRRGFYSIPPAGKQITDRRYANCDVQRLPLAESLYQTQQRLLPYYYNEVASRLRKGEDQLIVAHGSSLRALIKKMEGINDQDIVHLEVANAEPISYTLDTHLQIVDKKILS encoded by the coding sequence ATGGTTAAGCTAGTTTTAGTAAGACATGGTGAAAGTACAGCTAATTCGGCTAATGTCTATACCGGCTGGAATGACGTGCCCTTAACTTCTAAAGGTAGGGCACAAGCACGATATGCTGGTGAATTAATTAGGCAAATTCCCGATTTTGCACCAACGCATATCCACACTTCAATTTTGTCGCGGGCAATTGTTACTGCCGATATTGTGGCGGATGTTTGTCATTTTTTGTATTTACCAATTACTAAAACTTGGCGGCTAAATGAGCGGCATTATGGTAAGTTGCGTGGCACTAATAAGGACCTTTCCCGCCAAATTTATGGCCGACAGCAGATTTTAAACTGGCGGCGCGGGTTTTATTCCATTCCACCTGCTGGTAAGCAAATTACGGACCGACGTTATGCTAACTGCGATGTGCAGCGGTTGCCGCTTGCTGAAAGTTTGTATCAGACGCAGCAGCGACTATTGCCATACTATTATAATGAGGTAGCAAGCAGATTACGTAAGGGCGAAGACCAATTGATTGTTGCCCATGGCTCCAGTTTGCGGGCATTAATTAAAAAAATGGAAGGGATTAACGATCAGGATATTGTCCATTTGGAAGTAGCCAATGCTGAACCAATTAGTTATACACTAGATACTCATTTACAAATTGTCGATAAAAAAATTTTATCTTAA
- a CDS encoding DUF308 domain-containing protein has protein sequence MKVSLFTAIIVLIVGLYDMAYAYNRRQQNRRRGTIGFMILGIIFTIGGIVLLIMHWVK, from the coding sequence ATGAAAGTTAGTTTGTTTACAGCCATTATTGTTTTAATTGTTGGACTTTATGACATGGCATATGCCTATAATCGTCGCCAGCAAAATCGCCGGCGGGGGACAATCGGCTTTATGATTTTAGGAATTATATTTACAATTGGCGGAATTGTGCTGTTGATTATGCATTGGGTTAAGTAA
- a CDS encoding cation diffusion facilitator family transporter has translation MKDHTTKRYAYVTLLNIVITIAEFVGGFASGSLALLSDAVHNLSDVGAIIISFVAHLISSRSRNQYKTFGYERAETLAAFTNGIILILISLALFIEAIERFWQPSKIKGGIMLVVAVIGLVANFISMLAMHRDAQGNLNVRSTFVHMLSDALSSVAVVIGAVFIYFWQITWLDPVMTLLVSLFVLREAYQITKKAANILMESNPDIDLEQMNKIVLSFPEIKNIHHVHLWRYSDDYIMLDAHVNVDAKLTAGEFEKLTQQISQKLRQLGINHINFQVECERGKNDDMIVPGHDYEN, from the coding sequence ATGAAAGATCACACAACTAAGCGTTATGCTTACGTAACGCTGCTGAATATTGTCATTACGATTGCAGAGTTTGTTGGCGGCTTCGCGTCTGGGTCACTAGCTTTATTATCAGATGCCGTACATAATTTAAGTGATGTCGGTGCGATTATCATTTCATTTGTTGCGCACTTAATTAGTAGTCGCAGCCGCAACCAATATAAAACGTTTGGTTACGAACGTGCGGAAACTTTAGCGGCCTTTACTAACGGCATTATTTTAATTCTGATTAGCCTTGCTCTATTTATTGAAGCAATCGAGCGTTTTTGGCAGCCCAGCAAAATCAAGGGCGGCATTATGCTGGTCGTAGCGGTAATTGGGCTAGTGGCTAACTTTATTTCTATGCTGGCGATGCATCGTGATGCTCAAGGAAATTTAAATGTGCGCTCTACTTTTGTTCATATGCTGAGTGATGCCTTGTCCAGTGTTGCGGTTGTGATTGGCGCGGTGTTCATTTACTTTTGGCAGATTACGTGGCTTGACCCCGTAATGACACTGCTGGTATCATTGTTTGTTCTGCGTGAAGCATATCAAATTACTAAAAAGGCTGCTAATATTTTAATGGAATCTAATCCTGATATTGACCTTGAACAAATGAATAAAATTGTGTTATCTTTTCCAGAGATTAAAAATATTCATCATGTGCATTTATGGCGCTATAGCGACGATTATATTATGCTTGATGCTCACGTAAATGTGGATGCGAAATTGACTGCGGGGGAATTTGAAAAATTAACGCAGCAGATTAGTCAAAAACTGCGGCAGTTGGGGATTAACCATATTAATTTTCAAGTGGAGTGCGAACGCGGCAAAAATGATGATATGATTGTTCCAGGTCATGATTACGAGAATTAG
- a CDS encoding histidine phosphatase family protein has protein sequence MTTEVYLVRHGETMFNQLDKVQGWCDSPLTVKGINDLKRTAHALSQVHFDNMYSSDLKRAIDTVHLMKDANQVSEIGKIKKLPEFREVFFGSFEGDDVHNTWKQVALAAGIGPEDDVSKIINQVGIYEFREATKKADPRHLAENKEELDARMVRAVNVLNDLTKDEKRVLLVSHGDFIKTLGIKYWNQSDGLHDITFPDNGSVSRGVLQDNGKFEIIDYNINAENI, from the coding sequence TTGACTACAGAAGTTTATTTGGTACGTCACGGTGAAACAATGTTTAACCAGCTTGACAAGGTTCAGGGCTGGTGTGATTCTCCCTTGACGGTTAAGGGGATTAATGATTTAAAGCGGACGGCACATGCTTTAAGTCAAGTTCATTTTGACAATATGTATTCTTCCGATTTGAAGCGGGCAATTGACACGGTGCACTTAATGAAGGATGCCAATCAAGTGTCAGAAATTGGTAAAATTAAAAAGCTGCCCGAATTTCGTGAAGTCTTTTTTGGGTCGTTTGAAGGCGATGATGTTCATAATACTTGGAAACAAGTAGCTCTAGCCGCTGGCATTGGCCCCGAGGATGACGTCAGTAAAATTATCAATCAAGTGGGAATTTATGAATTTCGTGAGGCAACTAAAAAGGCTGATCCGCGACATTTAGCTGAAAATAAGGAAGAACTTGACGCCCGAATGGTGCGGGCAGTTAACGTGCTAAACGATTTAACTAAAGATGAGAAGCGTGTTTTACTGGTGTCACACGGTGATTTTATTAAAACCTTGGGAATCAAGTATTGGAATCAAAGTGATGGCTTACATGATATTACTTTTCCCGATAACGGCAGTGTCAGCCGTGGCGTTCTCCAAGATAACGGTAAATTTGAAATTATTGATTATAATATTAATGCAGAAAATATCTAG
- a CDS encoding sulfite exporter TauE/SafE family protein, with protein MPSIFTLIFLLLGGIAGGLLSSVASMASLASYPVLLAVGIPPVYANVTNDAALIWTSVGSTISSTKELKGHWKQVGFYGFFTVIGSLAGCFLLLSFPSSVFEKLVPFFIAGSGIMVLASGKHHNLEPHKRPLWQEIFYIAALLVMGVYTGYFGAAGGVIVLVLLTYITDEKFIVVNAIKNVICGLANLVALIVFIFTSHIYWQQAIPLAVGMFIGGYLGMGILRKVPAKVIRLFIAALAFIQAAYFFYKAYML; from the coding sequence ATGCCGTCAATTTTTACATTAATTTTTCTTTTGTTGGGCGGAATTGCAGGAGGACTATTATCGTCAGTAGCATCAATGGCATCACTGGCGTCTTATCCGGTTTTGCTGGCTGTTGGCATTCCACCTGTTTATGCGAATGTCACTAACGATGCTGCCTTGATTTGGACCAGTGTTGGTTCAACTATTTCATCAACTAAAGAGCTTAAGGGACACTGGAAGCAAGTTGGCTTTTATGGCTTCTTTACCGTTATTGGGTCACTTGCAGGCTGCTTTTTATTATTATCGTTTCCGTCAAGTGTTTTTGAAAAGCTGGTGCCGTTTTTTATTGCGGGGTCGGGAATTATGGTATTAGCCTCCGGTAAGCATCATAATTTAGAACCACATAAAAGACCGCTTTGGCAGGAAATTTTCTATATTGCGGCATTACTCGTGATGGGCGTTTATACTGGTTACTTTGGCGCCGCGGGTGGTGTTATCGTGCTAGTATTGTTAACCTATATTACTGATGAAAAGTTTATTGTCGTTAACGCCATCAAAAACGTTATTTGCGGTCTGGCAAATTTAGTGGCACTAATCGTATTTATCTTTACCTCACACATTTATTGGCAGCAGGCAATTCCACTTGCCGTTGGGATGTTTATTGGTGGTTATTTAGGAATGGGAATTTTACGAAAAGTTCCAGCAAAAGTTATTCGCTTATTTATTGCGGCCCTAGCCTTTATTCAGGCGGCATATTTCTTTTATAAAGCATATATGTTATAG
- a CDS encoding HAD hydrolase-like protein, giving the protein MTKFETLIIIPEGSLLNQKAAERNALRQTLRELGRDFGPAERIKYTSLQEQVKFLSQDERLQLLNQTFFSDNLQAAQQIFEQKMAGQHQLTQDAISFLDEATAKVNLVMLAKEPQKILEPRLAESELLNYFSAVYFPESLTAQLPNKNVFVPIFQEHDNFNPATSLVIGTNLTEEIQGAVNANLQSLWLAPKKSKIPITPHPTLHLNKLSDLLFYLELS; this is encoded by the coding sequence GTGACAAAGTTTGAAACATTGATAATTATTCCAGAAGGTAGTCTATTAAATCAAAAAGCAGCCGAAAGAAACGCTCTGCGGCAGACTTTACGTGAGCTTGGACGTGACTTTGGCCCAGCTGAGCGTATTAAATATACTAGTTTGCAGGAACAAGTAAAATTCCTGAGCCAAGATGAACGGCTGCAGCTGCTTAACCAAACTTTCTTTAGTGACAACTTACAAGCAGCACAACAGATTTTTGAACAAAAGATGGCTGGACAACATCAATTAACGCAGGATGCCATTTCCTTTTTAGATGAAGCAACAGCTAAAGTTAACTTAGTTATGCTGGCAAAAGAACCGCAAAAGATATTAGAACCGCGGCTTGCAGAAAGTGAACTGCTAAATTACTTTTCAGCTGTCTACTTCCCAGAAAGTTTAACTGCCCAATTGCCCAATAAAAATGTATTTGTGCCAATTTTTCAAGAGCATGACAATTTCAATCCGGCCACTAGTCTTGTAATTGGTACCAATCTGACTGAAGAAATCCAAGGCGCTGTAAATGCCAACCTGCAATCATTGTGGCTGGCACCGAAAAAGAGCAAAATTCCGATTACGCCTCATCCCACACTGCACCTCAATAAGTTAAGTGATTTATTATTTTACCTTGAACTCAGCTAG